A stretch of Glandiceps talaboti chromosome 18, keGlaTala1.1, whole genome shotgun sequence DNA encodes these proteins:
- the LOC144449099 gene encoding synaptic vesicle 2-related protein-like, with the protein MYRRLTESSNEEDNGEDINLQEARVSQRNVISPRTYTVEDAVEHMGFGRFQLYLTLLMGTFSFSDACEMMLLAVLSPVVRCEWQLSSFQVACITTVVFVGMLIGSPVWGKSTDKYGRRPILILVGVWISYYGYMTALSPTYYWLLSLRFLVGFGIGGAPQGFTTLSEFLPSKSRAKLLGSFQMFWAFGTCFEVFLAYLIVPTLGWRYLVGLSAVPLSIAVLINFKLIPESVRYCMAAGKRQQAMKTLETIARINKTTLPEGVLVKSEELARGKLKDLFAKGYKRMTLQLWYLWFTAAFCYYGLVLVSSEILEYDSVCGAMEKWEVDNSGEMCHCQLLSKSDYLTLIFTTLGELLAIPVNVFLPDLIGRTKVLGLYFLFSAIFTALVTICSNRVVLTITIFGVRALTSGLFNIVYLYTVEVYPTIVRACAIGSGSAIARVGAMTTPFVAQVLLTYYVDSALIVYASVCALACILSFTLPIETKGRAIQEL; encoded by the exons ATGTACAGGAGACTTACAGAGA GCAGCAATGAAGAAGACAATGGAGAAGATATCAATTTACAAGAAGCAAGAGTATCCCAAAGGAACGTTATCTCACCACGAACATATACAGTGGAAGATGCTGTGGAACACATGGGATTTGGTCGATTCCAACTTTATCTGACTCTACTGATGGGAACCTTCAGT TTTTCAGATGCATGTGAAATGATGTTACTGGCTGTTCTGTCACCAGTTGTGAGATGTGAATGGCAACTATCTTCATTTCAAGTGGCTTGTATAACCACT GTTGTGTTTGTTGGGATGTTAATTGGTTCTCCAGTGTGGGGCAAGTCGACTGACAAGTATGGAAGACGACCG ATACTGATACTAGTTGGAGTATGGATCTCGTACTATGGCTACATGACAGCATTGAGCCCTACGTACTACTGGCTGCTCTCACTCAGATTTCTGGTCGGATTTGGAATAGGAGGAGCACCCCAAGG TTTCACCACATTGTCCGAGTTCTTGCCATCTAAATCACGGGCAAAATTATTGGGATCTTTTCAG ATGTTTTGGGCTTTTGGTACATGTTTTGAAGTATTTTTGGCCTATCTGATAGTACCAACTCTTGGATGGCGATATCTGGTAGGACTTTCAGCAGTGCCTTTGTCAATAGCAGTACTCATAAACTTTAAA TTAATACCCGAATCTGTTCGTTATTGTATGGCTGCTGGTAAGAGACAGCAGGCTATGAAGACTCTTGAAACTATAGCAAGGATAAACAAAACCACTTTACCTGAAGGAGTACTTGTCAAATCAGAAGAG CTTGCAAGGGGAAAATTAAAAGATCTGTTTGCAAAAGGTTATAAAAGAATGACACTTCAGTTGTGGTATTTATGGTTCACTGCAGCCTTCTGCTACTATGGTCTGGTCTTAGTCAGTTCAGAAATACTGGAATATGATAGTGTTTGTGGAGCCATGGAGAAATGGGAAGTAGATAACAGTGGAGAGATGTGTCATTGTCAGTTATTATCCAAAAGTGATTATTTAACTCTCATTTTTACAACTCTTGGTGAATTACTAG CCATTCCTGTCAATGTGTTTTTACCTGATCTGATTGGGCGTACCAAAGTGCTTGGGttatatttcttattttcagCAATTTTTACAGCCCTTGTCACCATATGCTCTAACAG GGTggtacttacaataacaatttttgGAGTACGTGCGTTGACATCTGGTCTATTCAACATAGTTTATCTGTATACTGTGGAAGTTTATCCCACTATTGTCAGGGCCTGTGCAATAGGCTCCGGCAGTGCCATAGCAAGGGTTGGAGCCATGACAACTCCATTTGTAGCACAG GTATTACTGACATATTATGTGGATTCAGCCCTGATTGTCTATGCTTCCGTCTGTGCCCTTGCCtgtattttatcatttacattGCCTATAGAAACAAAGGGACGTGCAATACAG gaATTGTAG